In the genome of Girardinichthys multiradiatus isolate DD_20200921_A chromosome 7, DD_fGirMul_XY1, whole genome shotgun sequence, one region contains:
- the ednrbb gene encoding endothelin receptor type B: MRTVTLLLCFGNIFVILQASDQHSDPFPVITLYETASPGLSAMEKQQSNSSALPTQVTGGKIAQPPMCMESAGIRGAFKYVNIMVSLVVFVVGIVGNLALLRIIYANKTMRSGPNIIIANLAVGDLIHIVIDIPINSYRLLAEDWPFGVIICKFVPFIQKASVGITVLSLCALSVDRYRAVVSWNQIKGIWVSLQTAIEIVLIWVFSILLAVPEIVGFDMITMDYKEKHLRICLLHPIQTSQFMQFYKSIKDWWLFGFYFCMPLTWTAVFYTLMTRKMLKTTENTLSDHIKQRREVAKTVFCLVIVFALCWLPLYLSRILKWTMYNEKDPNRCQLLSVFLVLDYFGINMASLNSCMNPIALYIVSKRFKRCFKACLCSLCLPLQAHANDEVESVLKSRMHDQASEQGSNFKAHKEPPLVNTLLS, from the exons ATGAGGACCGTGACTCTCCTTCTGTGTTTTGGAAATATATTTGTCATACTACAGGCCAGTGATCAGCATTCAGACCCATTCCCTGTAATCACGCTCTATGAAACAGCCTCCCCTGGTCTTTCAGCAATGGAAAAACAGCAATCCAACAGCTCGGCTCTTCCAACCCAAGTAACGGGAGGAAAAATAGCTCAGCCCCCCATGTGCATGGAGTCAGCTGGAATCAGAGGCGCCTTCAAATATGTCAACATTATGGTCTCTCTGGTGGTGTTTGTTGTTGGAATTGTGGGGAATTTGGCTCTGCTAAGAATCATATATGCAAATAAAACCATGAGAAGTGGACCTAACATTATCATTGCAAACCTTGCTGTGGGGGATCTGATCCACATTGTGATAGACATTCCAATCAACTCATACCGG CTCCTGGCCGAGGATTGGCCCTTTGGTGTAATAATATGCAAATTCGTCCCCTTCATCCAAAAAGCTTCTGTTGGGATTACTGTTTTGAGCTTATGTGCCTTGAGTGTTGACAG ATACCGCGCTGTTGTGTCCTGGAATCAAATCAAAGGCATCTGGGTTTCTCTGCAAACAGCGATTGAAATAGTCCTGATATGGGTTTTTTCCATCCTGCTGGCTGTTCCTGAAATTGTCGGTTTTGATATGATAACAATGGACTATAAAGAGAAGCATCTGAGGATATGTCTGCTTCACCCCATCCAAACCTCACAGTTCATGCAG TTTTATAAATCTATAAAAGACTGGTGGCTCTTTGGCTTTTACTTTTGTATGCCGCTGACATGGACAGCAGTTTTCTACACGCTGATGACCAGGAAGATGTTGAAAACGACTGAGAATACATTAAGTGACCACATTAAACAG AGGCGAGAAGTCGCCAAAACTGTCTTCTGTCTGGTTATCGTGTTTGCACTGTGCTGGTTGCCTCTATACCTCAGCAGAATCCTGAAATGGACCATGTATAATGAGAAGGATCCTAACAGGTGCCAGCTACTGAG CGTCTTCCTTGTCCTCGACTATTTCGGCATTAACATGGCATCGCTGAACTCCTGCATGAACcctattgcattgtacattgttaGCAAAAGATTCAAGAGGTGTTTCAAG GCATGTCTGTGCAGTTTGTGTCTGCCTCTTCAAGCCCATGCCAATGACGAAGTGGAGTCTGTTTTGAAGTCCAGAATGCACGATCAAGCCTCAGAGCAAGGCAGCAACTTCAAAGCTCACAAGGAGCCTCCACTTGTTAACACCTTACTAAGTTAA